The genomic DNA GATGTGAAAAAAAGGAAGCTTGGTAGAAGAAAAACCTGGATATACATGAAGCACAGGCTTTCGAGCCTCATCTTGAAAGGTAGACCATAAAACTTTGCGGATTAATCGAGAGGACCTCAAGTTCTTCTCAATGACACAGAGGTAAAGACACCTCTTTGCATGGTACCGGTGATTTAGGAAATCCTTCTCGTGGAAGCATTCCTGTAGCAAACGCATACAAATAAATCACAGTAGCATCTAGGTCTTAATTCACATCGGCTTGCAAAATAAAAACATCCAGAAGAAGAGTCAACTCTGCTATCGTGGCAAGCTAGTTTTCCATTGAAATAGCAAGAGATTTATGAATTTGTAATGTAATATTCCATTGCAGGCTCTTCACGACTCAACCATGTTAATTGTATTTGAAATAACAAGAACCTTATAGATCCTATCCACCAGATTGATAAAAGGAGTTTATTCTGATCAAAGGAGCACTTATCGTGATTATAATCTTCCCAACCAACAAAAAATATCGTTGACAGGACAGATTGAACAAATTAGCATAGCTCAGCACAGCCTTTACAGCGAATTTGTCAATCGAATAAAGTGAAATGTTTACCAAACCTACAATCTCTACAAGATGATATCCTGAACAAGGTACCAACATAACACTAGCAATTTGAAGGTAATGTGCATCGTCGTCGCACAACAGCTACATCGGTAGAACAACCACAACGATTCTCGTGAAAATTAAACAGTTCCCCTATTGAACGCGATCCTAAACCAGTCCTTGAAGTGATCAAATGGCTGAATTCCAAAAATCGCACTTACCTTGGGCAAGCGTACGAGAAGGTCCGCAGCGACATCGGGCCTCGCGACCGCGCCGGCCGCGTGGCTCCCGGCGAGCCGCACCTCCTCCGGCGGCCGGAAGGTGAACGCGAGCTTCTCCGCTTCTAGCCCCAGGTCCCTGATGAAACCCCGCGCTGCCTCCGGCGTCGCCTGCTGCTGCGGCACCCTCTTGATGAGCTCCGCTACGGCGTCAGcggcctgggcggcggcgcggagggccgCTGCACTCAGCCGAGCCTCCTCCACGAGCTTGGAGAGCTTGCGGTCTATGGAGTATTCGGCGGCGACCATGGTGGCTAcggtgctcgccggcggcgggaaggCGAGTGCGGTTGCGGGTTTAGGGTTTAGCCACGCTTCGAATGAGGAAGAGCATCCTCCTTGCGTTAGTAGGCTGAAAAGAGAAAAGGCCCATGAATGTGTCGGACCTGGGCAATACGAAGATAACGGCCCAACAATACGAATTACGTTTAAACATTTTTTTGGGTGGGGGAGTGACTCTACCTATGACGATCGAGTGTTTGCCAAACCGGGTTGTGCAAAATAAACTCTCCATCTGAGATAAGCTAGCAGGTACTCGTACGCAAAGGTTTGCCATGAGCCCTTTTTTAGTAGAAAAGAAATCACGTCGTATTCCCAACGAAAAGGCACAGCATACGGACGTAGGAGACCACGATGCGGGAATGTTCCAGCACGGCGTGCGGTGACGTACGCAGTATCCTGTCCGAGGCATGAACTGCTCGTCAGTCGTGACGTTCAAGGGTGCCTGTCCCTCTTCCACTCTTGTTCTCTGAGTGTGAATATATGAAACCACGAGTTCGAGATGCATCCACACGCGCGTCGATGGCCAATCATTTGGCTCGAACTCACTGACCGCATGCTATTTTAACCCCGACCAGTCGATCGTCTTTCCAAGCAAATCGAAGTGAACCAAGACAGCTACATCCTCCTCAGCTCGCTCGCAGATTATTGCAATGGCTTCTCTCCCAAGCCCGTGGCTTCTTCCCCTGGTGCTTGCCGTGTCCGTGGCCACGCTCCTACATGCCctagccgccggcgccggtggggaCCCCACCGCCGGGTTCGAGAAGGTGGAGCTCGCCGACGGCGACTTCGTGGTGCAGAGCCCGTACAACGTGCCGGAGAGGCAGCGGTTCCGGTACCGCGACGGCGTGCGGACGTTCTGGGTGTACAAGGacgacaagcccttcaacaccGCCACCCACACCAACCCCCGGTCCGAAGTCAAGATCAGGGTAACAATTAAACTAAGCACAGTCTGTTAAAATTCCTGTGTCTCGGTGATGATGCATATCCCCCGGCCCAATTATTTGCTGCAGGGCCACGACTACTCGTCGGGGGTGTGGCAGTTCGAGGGCTACGGGTACGTGCCGTCGGGGACGTCGGGGGTGTCGGTGATGCAGATCCACAACCAGGAGGGCGCGCCGCACTCCACCGTGCTCATGCTCCACGTCTACGACGGCGTGCTGCGCTTCTACagcggggcggcggtggagccggGCATCTACGACCGGTGGTTCCGCCTCAACGTCGTGCACGACGTCGCCGCGTCGACGGTGGCCGTGTACGTCGACGGCCAGGAGAGGTTCCGCACCCGCGTCATCCCCAGCGACTCCTACTACTTCAAGTTCGGGGTGTACATGCAGCACCACGACCAGTCCGCCTGCATGGAGTCGCGATGGACAAACGTTACGCTCTACACCAAGCACTAAATTGATTTGATTGATGTGGGTAATAGCTACATACTCGTGTGCGTATTTAATTGGTATTGTATTGTGTATACCGTGTACATGCCTACGTCTCCGTATATGTATATAATGCCacgagagttttttttttttgaggttcTATATTGCCACGAGAGTTGAATAAAGATATGGTTGCTTGTGTCTGTGGATTGGGGAAGGATGAGAGATTTGATCACTGTTGTCTTATGGGCCGGAGTTGAAATTTTGGAAGACATTGATTAGTTGGGCTGGGTTCTCTTGAAGATGGGCTAGATCCAAACCAGGTTCGCCCCCCTTCGTCGCAATTAGATTGTCTTCCGCTCGGTCTCCGGCCTCACGCTTGCAACCTGGTTTGGATCCCCTTCGTCGAGCTCGCGCCCCCGCCACAGGCCCACAGGCGCCGCTCCGTTCAATTCACGCCAATCTAATTGCGACCGCAGTCCTCTCTGGCTTGACGCCGGCGATGGCGCTGGTGCCCAAGCCCAACTGCCGCCCGGATCTCCGAATCTACAACCCGAGCTTCAAGTCCGAGTACCCGTCGCCGCGGTAGCAGTCTGAGCACAGATCGATCGCGCCTGCTGCACAAAATCCACAGCTCCTACTGCAGGGCGCTGGAGCGGCTCAGCCTCAGGTCGAGGCGCTTCGCGCTTCCTCGACGGCGGGGGCTTCTGCCTGGGCCTCCTCGGCCTGAAGCCTGGCGGCGCAGGGGAAGAAGGGCAAGGGGATTAACGACTGTGATGAAGATGGCCGTAGCAGGTGATTTCATTACCGTTCCCGGTTCGAAACTGTTTGATTTTCAAATTATTCTAGCTTCCATTTCTACAATTCCACCTCAATTCCTCACCGATCCCGCCGGCCGGCTGCCACCGGCACACAATATTTGCAAAGAGCCCCCGGGTTTGGATTGCGGTAAATAATCATGAtccgaatatttacaaatagccCCTCCATTAATTTACAAATAGGCTCGATTGTGCATAATAATCacgatccaaatattttcaaataGCTCTCTGATTTGGATCGCGGTAAATAATCGTGAtccgaatatttacaaataaccTCCATTAATTTACAAATAGACTTCTTATTTGAATCGCGAATAATAATCACGATCCGAATATATTCAAATAGCTTCTTGGTTTGGATCGTGATTAATAATTACGATCCCATACCCCTCCTTCCGGGCGGCCGTGCTCCCCGTCTTCCAACCCCGTTGGAAGGGCAACGCCGCATCCTACACCTTGATCCGGTGTCCAACATCGTCACCAACACCCTCGCCTCCTACGGGCGTGCGGAGGGCGATCCGATTCCCGGCGAGTGCGAGCTTGTCTACGTCCCCGAGGCGAAGCTCAGGGACCTGGAGCGTGGTTGCTGGACGGCATGGTGGCCTTCCTCACCCACCTTCATCCCCTACCTCGCCGACTACGAGGCCATGCGCTTCCTGCTCTCCGCATTCCGACAGCCTCGTCGTCGCCGACTGGCTCACCATCTCCAGCCGCCTCAATGAGACCGTGCGCCTCCTCGCTGAGGTGCGCCGCCGCTCTCCCGAATCCAGCCTCGGCAAGCTCGCCAAGCTGCTTGACGGATCGCCACCGCTGGTGCATGACGGTGGCAGCTTGCGGCTGCtcgtctccctcctccccgcagCGTGCCGATCCAGAACACCCCTGCTCCGAAGGGGACCCTCCAGGACGCGATCCACGGGTTCTGCCTGCAGTCCCTGGCCCGGCTGCCGGCTGGTGTTAGTGTGAGCGGTGAGCTAATGCTACAGGATGCCTCATCACTGCTGCATTGTGGTGGTCAGCTTTCCTCCCGCAGATGTTCATTGTCAGGTGGTTGTGTCCTCACTCCTCAGGCCACCTGCGGACTGCAGTGAGCACCACAGCCACTTCGCCCGTTCCCGCGAACAGAGTACTTTGTGTTAGGATAAATGGCAGCAGCAATACACCAATTAATCCCTCATCTTGTGAGGAGAACATCTACCGACCCATAGGCAGCGGAATAATAATACGCGAATGCTTTACTCGCATCAAAAATCTTCTGATGTTTTTTTGCGAATTAGATCCTGTTCATTAGGATCCTGAGCCATGCAGATGCACAATTGTTTGTCTACTATAGTTTAGCGTTGGCATATTACTGCCAAAATGTAGTTTCTGTGCATAAACAAGTTAAAAATGTTAAGAGTTCGTCAGATCTGCTGTTTTTTTACATGTCGTGATCTACATTTCTGATCCTAGGTTGTGCTATTAGTttggagtcctttttgttttctgtttgcaATGTTTATTCCGAAGATAACATAATCTTCATTGGAAGATATATCACGTCATGTTAATTGTCGCACTTTGCCTTCTCAGTCAAGTGGGGATTTTCCAACACGGCAGCGCTAGCACATTCTACTTTAGAGTTCAAACTTTGTGCAGCGTCCCTGTATTATCACTTCAGGAACAATCTGACACCAACAGACAGTAGTACCATAGAATTGGTTAGTGATGCAGGAACTAATTAGCTTAGTACAGTATAGTCAGCTTGCATCTAGTGGCCCAATTTCGCGATGAGGCGAATTTCTTGTACCAGCACACAAGTTCGGACATGGCCACATGGGCAAAGGTAGGCCATTGGCCCATTGTACAACGGCTCAAAtattgtaacaccccgtccttgAAAGCCGCACCTCCCAGCCCTTCCGAtgggcgggcacgcgtacacatagcaccctacttacacttttatcctcacttcgtgtaaaagggttaacccaaaGGTGCTATGGATGGTTGACAAAGgtttataagttggctccacccttggtcaactagcaaggtggtactaaacatgtgcacctgcgctcatgggccacactgagccaaccaaattgggccgggtgtcacaaATATGAAGGGAGAGGCTTTTTTGTTGTGATCCTGCGTAGCATCTAGTTCATAACAAGCTCTTTTCATTTTTGCATTGTGATATTTAATGATATAAAACCACCATGATGGATCTAAGATTGCATTTTAACATTTCCATTGCACTGAATAACATAAGTAAAGTTCAATAGTAGGGGGTAGGGGTTTCTTTTTGTGTTAGTTTTCCTGCTTTTTCGATGTTTTGAGTGTAACTATTTTTTTGCATGTGGATATGCATTAGCCATGTGATTTCTATCAGGCATATGTTGCAATCTTATCCATTTGTTGGTTCCATTGCATTATTCTTAACCATCTAGTTCATAAATCTCATTATGAACCTGAAGTTGTAATTTTTCACTGCATTACACTAGTAATTAATTTAGCTTACCATAGGAAGTTACAATATATGCAGTCTCATAAGAAGTAACTAATTATGTATTTACACTACATACGAAGTAACTTACCACATATGCAGTCAATTATCATTTCAAACATTTAGTTAGCACCTAGCCATTTATTCACACTACGTAGGATGCAACCAACACCTATTTTTTTGAAACACGTGTGATCTAACTAGCCATCTATTTACATGACATACGAAGTAATTCAAGTTTCCTCTGTTTTTATGATATTTTGCAGTTGCATCCAAGTCAGCATTTAAGTAGCATTGTCAACAACCAGTGTTAATAATTCCCGGTTTGGTGGCCCCTTCAATGCATGCAAGCTTAGCACCTACTCTCTTTTTTATAGCTCACTTATTTGTTTTAATTTCCATTATTCAATAACTTGTTCTGATATCATTATTCCAGTATTTTGTCACATTTTCGAGGTGCATCCAAAGTCAGTGTGACACCTCATATTGGGCAGTGCAGCGACATTCTACTTTTGTCATCAAGTGATAGTTCATATCCACAATATGCCACAACCATGCGtagtttttcccttttttattgTGATCCAGTTAATATATTACTTGTAACTTGTCTTTTTATTTGAAGTCACCAATTTTGTTATTTCACATAACTTTTATGGAAGTAACTAATTCTGTATTTATATTACATAGGAAGTATCTAAGCATATATTCAATGACACAAGAAGTAACTAGTTTTGTATTTTTGTTACTTAGGATGTAACTTACCATATACTCAGTCACATAATAAGTAACTAGatatttatatagatatatacgaCATGAAGGTAATCCCTTGAAAAAATTAATCACATTTCTTAGAATACTTGTGGAGCTGAAACTCTGCACTTTTTTAACACTTGCTAAAACTGAAACTTAAGGTGAAAGACACCAATCAGTGAGGGACGATGCTTGTGTGGTACTTTGCTACCCTAGAACATAGAGCATGTGGTTGTGGGTTATGTGCAGCTCTTGCAACCACTTGATGTGGTTGTGTTAGTGGAGCTAGCTGCATGGGTGACATGAGCTAGCTGCATGAGTGATGGGTTATGTGTAGCTCTTGCTGTCACTGCTAGCTAATCTACTGTTGTGCGAAAGTGAGAGTTGTGCTAGCTTTATTCCTGCTGCTTTTGATATCTGTTTTGGTCCCACAGCTAGCTAGCATATAATACTTCTACTATAGAAAGCATGTACTGACCTTACTGGAACATAGGACACTAAATATTCTCAACCCTGTTTGATTAGATTGTTTTGCATGTCTTCCATCATGAGACACGCAATCCTTGTACTCTACCATTCCAGTTcataacaatttttttttcttgattaaCATTTTGAAGTCGCATTTGTCGCTGATGTTTGCACTTATTTTTCTTGTACTGaacatatttctttttctctgaATGATAAAGTAATTAATAACTGGATTACATGAGATTAGAAGTAACCAACAATTTACTGACATTAGATAGGAAGTAACCAAACCTTCATTTTAAACATATAGAAAGTAGTTAAACTTTGGTTGGCATTTATATGTCTGCACAGTTTGAAAGCAACACATAATTTAAAGAAGTAACAAATCACTAATTGCATACACATAGCAGTCATAGCAAGTAACTTCATTTGttcgttcttttttttcccttcatgCAGGAAGTAACATGTTATGAAGTAATCTGTCCTAGTGAGTAACTAATTGTTACTTTACATCACACTGGAAGTAACTAACCACCCATCCACATAAATTACAAAGTAACTTATGCTTTTCTAAAATATAAAACATATCCTCTATATGAAAGTAACTAATTGGCATCAATTTAATGGATATGAAAGTAACCTGCTCCTGAAACTGAACAACTAGTAAGTAACTATTCACATATTTAAATTAGATAGGAAGTAACTGTTCTAAGCTTCACAACCTGTACATCTTTTTTGCTCACCACGCGCTACCTCACTACTATCTTGAAGttgcaataattttttttgtgttgTGCTAGTTGCTGACCtccttttttttatgaaaatgtTGTCATGATGATTACTGAGTTACATGAGATTAGAAGTAACTAATGATTTTGCTGACATGATATAGGAAGTAACCAGGCTTTGATCGAAAACATATGTAGGAAGTAATTAAACTTTTGTATCATTACGTTGGAAACAACTAGCCCCTCATTTCAAACATTTAGTTAGGAGCTACCTTATTTTCATAATctatacctttttttttctcaccatGCGCCACCTGCACCTTTCCTTACTAGCCTTTTTTTTCCACACCACATCCACATGAAGTAACTACATCAgtactttttctttttttttttggctggcAGATATATATGACTGCGGCTTCTACATGCACAAGTACATTGAATATTGGGATGGCAAAACCATGCCACAGATTGACCAATCTGAAGTGGCTAATATCAGGATCAAGTACATGTCTACAATGTTGTACttgaaattaaatattttaaattGGCATCAAGTGCTTAAGGGTTAAAAAAGGGTAATCAGTTTGCAATGCTAAACTTACTTTTGATACTTTCACTAGCTTCTATACACAAACTAGGTGATTTTCAACAACAAGTAATGAAAGTTCACATTAGCTCATTAATTGTTAAGTTCTTGTCCCTTTTGGTTGACTGGGAAGTAACTTCTCATACCCTTTAGCTAACAAAGAAGTAACTTATCATGTTGTTTAGCTGAACAGCAAGTAACTTTCTTATATATTTGCACCAACACAAAGTAACTTATTCATACTTTTAGTTTTTAGAGCACTAGTAACATGAAGGCATAAAATTTGCTTTTTTAGTGGGTGTTGGTTGCATAAGTCTTAAATTGAGGCTTTAAAAATCCAATGAAGCTGGTATGTTGTATGTGGAGTTAGATGATTCTTAAGTCAGTTCAGCATTGTAATGAGCTGCCATAGTCTTCTGCCTCTTGGAATTCTTCGCCTTGAAGGCCCTCAGCTCAGCTTTCATCTCATCCATGTGCTTTCTGACAATCTCTATCCAACCTTTTGTGCATACTTGTTGTAGCAGGTTTTAGATTCCTCCCATGAGTCATAAACTTAACCTGACATTTACTTTTTCTTCTTACATTGATGGtagttcttcttcttttattcTATGCAAGTCACTTCCTTTACTTATTGCAAAGATTATTACATTTACTTATTGCATAAGTGCTATGAATTGTTTCCTTTTCCATTTAGGAATAGAGATATAAAACTGAAATCCAGCGAGCCACATTCATGGAGGGAGCCACATACATGGGGGAAGCACTTGTGATATCTTATTTGTTACAGGATGCAAGGACTAAATGTTTAAGCAGTCAAAAAACAAGGTTTCTTTGTGTGTGGGGGGAAATATGCTATGTACTATAGTCACTGTGATTCAAGTTATGCATACATGATATGAACAGCTCATAGATCTGATGGATGCAACTAGCTTGTTTCAGTCCTAATCCTGGTGGTAAGCTGATGGATTTGATGTGTTAGTAGTAGTTTTTGTATCTGGGAAGAGAAGGATGCTAACATGGAGAAGCGTGATCTCCCATTGGTGTTGCTTGATTTTCCATGCTGCCTCCCACTCTATTTTTCATGTGATTTGGTGATTTTTCTACCTGATTCATGATTGGAGTTCTTGAAGTTGCTTCAGTcgctccagcggcggcagcggatgAAACGCCGCCACCTGCGTCAGCACTTCAACAACTCCAGGCTTCTCCAGGGTTTGGGCTTTATTTGTTACTTCATTGTTGGACCGGCTCGCTTTTCTCCAGGATCCAGCTGCTTccttctctctctgttttttttcccgcGCAAACCCGtccggcgcgcgcgcgctcggTTTCCGCTACCCTTCCTACGCCTGGTTGCTCAGTTTTCGCTACCCTTCCTGCGCCTAGTTTTTTCCTGGGCGCAGCTGGGTGTCGTGTGGTGCATGCATGTTTATGGCGGGCAGAAGGGGGTTGTTTCCATAAATGGAAAGGATGCTACATATGGAGGCTCTCCACCTAGCGCTAAAAGGAGAGGCCTCTCCGTGTAGTCAGGTCCATAATAATAATCACATGCACAAGGACACaacgatttacgtggaaaaacCTCCTCAAGGTGAGGAGTAAAAGCTCACGGGACCAATCGGTCCACTCCAAGCTTCCATTATAATCAACAAATGGTTACAATGAGACTTCTCTAGAACCTCTAGAGAATTACACCAGCAGCAACACGTTCATCATAATGCAACTTGGCATTTACAATAACAACCACCACCAAGGTATGACTACTATCAAACAGAGAATGCACAAATTTTGTCCCCTTTGGTAATCAGTTCATATATCACAAACTACAGGTCCAATGTGCACAATTTTGGTAGGATTGTGATTCCACGAGTCCCCAAACCACTGATAAAGTTTCAGCTCAATCGGACACCGTTTCACAACCCAAACTGATCATCTACCGAAACTGCTCAGTGTTGAACCGAACTGATAAAACCACTTCCAAATCTGATGCTCTGCTGAACTAAACCTCAAACCAACTGACCAAATCGAAGTACTCTAAGTGTGGAACGAGCTCACCAAGTTTGGTGCAAATCCAAGCACGTTTGAGCCTCCAATCACGAGCTTGAGGTGGATCTGCCCAGAGCCACCAAATCTGGACAGATTtacttctccttcttcttcctcccctctctTGGTTGTGTTGTGTATGTTCTGCTTCCTCACCCTCTCCAAGTGACGACCTGACCTGGGAGAAGTGGGGGCTAGGGTTTTCTTATGATTTGCACTCCTTTGGAGTGATCTCCACTATTGATTCAAGCACCAAATCAATGGTGCACAAACACTGAACTTGTGGGCTGTTTTCTTTGAGCCATGTGGAGGGATAGTCCAACACTTTGTGCGCACACAAGAATGTCCAAAAAAATCAATGTTGCATTGAGTGCATATGCCGTGATGCCGAATGGGGTAGGTTTGTTTCACTCTCTTTTGTTGTCGCCAACATTTGATCACCAAACTATGCAAAGGTTGCTAGCTCACCGAACTGATTTGCCTCCTCTTCCCGCTTACAGATAGTTAAAGATCTTAGCTATATCAATGTCCTTTTAGATTTGCCACGTGGATCCATAGTACGTAATAACAATTTTATTCAATAGTCCATTCAAACCCATTTTATTAcaatcatctttttttttgcgaataatCATCTTATTGAAGGATGTAGTGATATGATCAACTGCTCTGGTCCAGTACTACTGCAACAGTGCAATCCAAGAACCGTTTCCATGACTCCCATTCGGATGTAGGCAGCTCATTTAAGAGCTAGCTCTTGCAGACAAGCTGCTTACTATGGTGTTGAGCCAATCTTTAGCAATAAAGTGGTAAGCTGCCTCCGTCAGGTGGACACCGTCCCAGAACAGACGAGTGGATGGATCCTCGCATGTCGTTGCAGCTTTGTCGCCACAAACGATCGATAGATTGTAGTGGTACCTCCCAGGTCCTCCACAGCAAATGGTAAGAGCGTCCTTTTTAAACCCTGCAACCACATAATTGATGAACTCACCTTCAGTAAATTTTACCACCACTCCATTTTGTCAACCTTACTACACATAGGTATTTCACAACAAAAAGGTTTGTAATAGGTTCGGATGAATCTAGGAGTATAGTAGATCTAACAACAAAGAGCATATATGCATGTTACTTACAGAATTTTTCAGGCGACTTGACCATCTCCGTGACGTGGTTGAACAGATCGGTGTGGATGATGGTCACGTCGGGGTGCTTTGCCCGGAGCTTCTCGATGGCCTCCCGCAGCAGCGAGTTGTGGAGCATCACAATCTCGTTGGGCTCCTTGAGGCAGCCGGTGGTGGCATCGTATTCCgacgcgtcggcgtcggcgaagGTGACGAGGACCGGCGGCGCACATCCGGACGGGATCATCCCGGGGACAACGAGAGTCTTGGCTCCATGCTCGATTACTCTCTGTTGTTACATTAGTTTTCTTGATGTTATCATGCATCCagagtaa from Setaria italica strain Yugu1 chromosome VII, Setaria_italica_v2.0, whole genome shotgun sequence includes the following:
- the LOC101786411 gene encoding citrate-binding protein, with the translated sequence MASLPSPWLLPLVLAVSVATLLHALAAGAGGDPTAGFEKVELADGDFVVQSPYNVPERQRFRYRDGVRTFWVYKDDKPFNTATHTNPRSEVKIRGHDYSSGVWQFEGYGYVPSGTSGVSVMQIHNQEGAPHSTVLMLHVYDGVLRFYSGAAVEPGIYDRWFRLNVVHDVAASTVAVYVDGQERFRTRVIPSDSYYFKFGVYMQHHDQSACMESRWTNVTLYTKH